The following coding sequences lie in one Flexivirga oryzae genomic window:
- a CDS encoding glutaredoxin family protein — protein sequence MTTPRITLIGKPDCHLCDQARAVIERVCADTGESFTERNILEEPELLATYAEQIPVTLVDGKQHDYWRVDEQRLRKALARRGIFGKR from the coding sequence ATGACGACCCCGCGCATCACCCTCATCGGCAAGCCCGACTGCCACCTGTGCGACCAGGCGCGTGCGGTGATCGAGCGGGTCTGCGCGGACACCGGGGAGAGCTTCACCGAGCGCAACATCCTGGAGGAGCCCGAGCTGCTCGCGACATACGCCGAACAGATCCCGGTGACCCTGGTCGACGGCAAGCAGCACGACTACTGGCGGGTCGACGAGCAGCGGCTGCGCAAGGCGCTCGCCCGGCGCGGGATCTTCGGCAAACGCTGA